The DNA region AAACAAAATCATTGCCGTGGGTAAGGTTGCCGCCAAGGTGCCCGGCAACAATTAAACAGAAAACGGTTATTATAGCTCCGGCTTTAGCCAACCTTACCGTATACTTTGAGGTATGACGGATGAGATATACGCCGTATCCGGCAAAAGCAACGCTTACACCAAACCATTTATGCCATTGCAAAGTATCGCCCTCATAACCTGGCTCCCTTGAAAGGAACAAACCCATGATCACCGTTATTGATGACAGTAATGCACCCAGCAGCAGCAGGTAACTTGTAAAGGTTTGATACAGTTTTTCGTTAATAAACTCGGCCCGGTAACGGAAAAACTCCATCACCGTGGCCAGCATCAGTATCACGATAGGGAAATGCAGGATCAGCGGGTGCATGCGGCCAACAGGCTGCAGCCAGCGGGGCACAACCAGGCTATCGCCGGCTATAAGCAGCACTACAATAAAAGTATTAAGGGCAAATAATGTCCCTTCCGCAAAACCTTTGTGGCTGCTTTTCATATACGCCGGGCTGTATGTGTATTAATTAAACCCTTGTGAATTTATAAGGATATACCTTGCCCGATGCCCATTGTGCTACGTACAAATTTTCGTCGTTATCCACACAAACATCATGCGGGTTCAGGAAAATCTTTTCGGCCTGGGCCATGGGCTGCAGCACGCCATCAGTGTACACAGGCTCGGTGCCACCAAGGTTTGATATAACCTTGTTGTTTTTATCTAATATGGTAGTAAAGCCGGTATTTTCCTTGCCCAGATCGGGCGAGCGAAGTACTGCAGCATACAAATAATCTCCCTTAATCACCGGACGGCAAACGCAGGCTCCAGGTAGCTTAATTACTTCCTGCAATTTTCCATCCATGCTAAAGCGTTTAAAGCAGTTGCGGGTGCGATCTGTAACCAATAATGTTGGCGTGGCGTAACGCCTGTCTATCACTATCCCGTGCGCGTTATCCAAATGTTCGTCGCCTTCGCCCTTACCGCCGAAGAAGCCTTTTAGTTTACCATCCTTATCATAATGGGTAACATACTGTGCGCCGTAGCCATCGGCAATAAAAATGTCACCATTACTGTCGATGGTGGTTTCAGTTGGAACAAACTCTTCGGCTTTTTTGTAAACGCCGGTTTCGAGCGGCACATCAATGGTCATTAATATACGGCCATCAAGCGTGGTTTTATAAACCTGGTGTTTTACGGTATCGGTTATGAACAGTACTTCGGTACCGTTTTCATTAAACAGGGTGAGGCCATGTGCGCCGGGAAAATCGTGGCCCCAGGTACTCAGCAGCTTGCCCGATTTATTATAAATGAGCACATTGTTTTTGGTTTCGTTGGTGAGCAGCAAAATGCGGCCTTTTGAATCCTGCACCATTTCGTGGCAATCATTCACCGGGTTTTTCTGTGAATCGGCCTTGCTCCAGTTTTTATCCATGCGGTAGCGCATATTGCCATGACCATAAATTGGCCCGTCGTCTTTCGCTAACAAATCTTTGGCTATAAAAAAGCCTGCTGATAAAACTGAAGTGTGCTTGATAAATTCTCTTCTTTCCATACCGTTGATTTTTATGATTGCGTTGATTTCGCTGATTTTATTTCTTTTGATTACACCGATTGTTGGGTGATTTCACCGATTACACCGATTTTGATTCCTTCTCCATCGCGTCATTGCGAGGAACGAAGCAATCGCGATCTTTACAAAGCGGATTTGTATGGCCGCTCTACCTCTCGGGGATTGCTTCGTTCCTCGCCATGACGGGTTTAATTTTTTAGCCCTCTCCTTTGGAGAGGGTTGGGTGAGGCTCCTTACGCTATTATCCCCTTCACCACATTCCCCGCTACATCCGTCAGCCTATATCTTCTGCCCTGGCTTTTAAAAGTTAATTTTTTATGGTCGATGCCTAATTGATTTAAAATGGTGGCATGAAAATCATGTACGTGCACTGGGTCTTTTACAATATTATAACCAAACTCGTCGGTTTCGCCGTAAACTATCCCTGGTTTGATACCGCCGCCGGCCATCCAGATGCTAAAACAGCGGGGATGATGGTCGCGACCGTAATTGGCTTTTTCCAGCTTACCCTGGCTGTAATTGGTTCGCCCGAACTCACCGCCCCAGATTACCAGTGTTTCATCCAACAGGCCGCGTTGTTTCAAATCAGTAACCAGTGCTGCGGATGCCTGGTCGACATCTTTAGCTTGCCCTGCCATTTCCTGTGGCAGGTTGCTGTGCTGGTCCCAGCCCTGGTGATAGAGCTGCACAAAGCGAACGCCGTTTTCAGAAAGTTTGCGGGCCAGCAAACAGTTAGCTGCATAAGTACCGGGAATTAAGCATTCGGGCCCGTACATTTTCACAATATCATCCGATTCCTTGCTTACGTCCATAATTTCGGGTACGGCGGTTTGCATGCGGTAAGCCATTTCATATTGTTGTACCTTGGTATTTATCTCCGGGTCACCGAACTCCTTATAATTCATGTCATTGAGCTCGGCCAGTTTATCCAGCATTTTGCGGCGCTCGTGACGGTTCAATCCTTCAGGATCATTCAGGTACAGTATTGGGTCTTCGCCGCTGCTGAACTGTACGCCCTGGTGAATGGAATCTAAAAAGCCATTGCTCCACAATTTGGAGTAAACGCCCTGCCCGTTTCCCTTGCCTTTAGACAGCAATACTGTAAAGGCAGGCAGATTTTTATTCTCGCTGCCAAGACCATAACTTACCCATGAACCCATGCTTGGGCGGTTGCCCTGCTGTGCCCCTGTCTGGAAAAAAGTTAGCGCGGGGTCATGGTTAATGGCATCGGTGTTAAGCGATTTAATAATACAGATATCATCGGCAATTTTGCCTATATGTGGGAACATATCGCTGATCCAGGCGCGCGACTCTCCGTATTGTTTAAAATCATAAAATGAACCTACCAGCGGGAACGAAGCCTGTTTGGCGGTCAT from Mucilaginibacter sp. SJ includes:
- a CDS encoding DUF1501 domain-containing protein encodes the protein MEKDFLENRLNINRRRFLSRLSLGIGSVALGSLLIPDLFSGKGDEAEADFIPGIPNFAPKAKRVIYLFQDGAPSQLESFDYKPKLREMMGQELPASVRGNQILTGMTAKQASFPLVGSFYDFKQYGESRAWISDMFPHIGKIADDICIIKSLNTDAINHDPALTFFQTGAQQGNRPSMGSWVSYGLGSENKNLPAFTVLLSKGKGNGQGVYSKLWSNGFLDSIHQGVQFSSGEDPILYLNDPEGLNRHERRKMLDKLAELNDMNYKEFGDPEINTKVQQYEMAYRMQTAVPEIMDVSKESDDIVKMYGPECLIPGTYAANCLLARKLSENGVRFVQLYHQGWDQHSNLPQEMAGQAKDVDQASAALVTDLKQRGLLDETLVIWGGEFGRTNYSQGKLEKANYGRDHHPRCFSIWMAGGGIKPGIVYGETDEFGYNIVKDPVHVHDFHATILNQLGIDHKKLTFKSQGRRYRLTDVAGNVVKGIIA